Proteins encoded by one window of Porphyromonas vaginalis:
- the tpiA gene encoding triose-phosphate isomerase: protein MDKRTLIVAGNWKMNMTLDAGLQLITEIKEQVAKLNNPCKVILAPPYIHLGAMKGLLAGSNIEYAAQDCSAHEAGAYTGEVSAEMIRSCGCTYVIIGHSERRAYHKESAELLAQKIDQALAHGLKVIFCVGEQQAEREGNRYFEVVDEQLRGSLGHLSHEQMAQIVIAYEPVWAIGTGLTATPEQAQDMHQHIRQTVASLFDQKLADLTTILYGGSCKASNADALFSQPDVDGGLIGGAALKADTFLPIITANK from the coding sequence ATGGACAAGAGAACACTCATCGTAGCTGGAAACTGGAAGATGAACATGACCCTCGATGCAGGGCTTCAGCTCATCACAGAAATCAAAGAGCAGGTGGCAAAGCTCAACAATCCCTGTAAGGTAATCCTAGCTCCACCCTACATTCACCTAGGAGCAATGAAAGGACTACTCGCTGGGAGCAACATCGAGTACGCTGCGCAGGACTGCTCAGCACACGAGGCTGGAGCTTACACAGGTGAGGTATCTGCTGAGATGATACGCTCCTGTGGTTGCACCTACGTCATCATCGGGCATAGCGAGCGCCGTGCTTATCACAAGGAGAGCGCCGAGCTACTAGCTCAAAAGATCGATCAGGCTCTCGCTCATGGGCTGAAGGTCATCTTCTGCGTTGGCGAGCAGCAAGCAGAGCGTGAAGGCAATCGCTACTTCGAGGTAGTCGATGAGCAGCTACGTGGTTCCCTAGGTCATCTCTCACACGAGCAGATGGCGCAGATCGTCATCGCTTACGAGCCTGTATGGGCTATCGGCACTGGCTTGACGGCAACACCAGAGCAGGCGCAGGATATGCACCAGCACATTCGCCAGACAGTGGCATCGCTCTTTGACCAAAAGCTCGCAGATCTTACCACTATCCTCTACGGTGGTAGCTGTAAGGCTTCAAACGCTGACGCGCTTTTCTCACAGCCCGATGTCGATGGCGGACTCATCGGAGGAGCTGCCCTCAAGGCTGATACATTCTTACCTATTATCACCGCAAACAAATGA
- a CDS encoding JAB domain-containing protein codes for MKADTPLQPAKPLSQSSTKNTIKQWSEEDRPREKLLRLGARNLSDAELLAIFINSGTEQDTALDLAKKLMTGLDNDLGRLLEIDHAYLTGSIPGEKKKRFAGLGDARACTILAAIELGRRLRDTPPPQRTPITCSLDAYRVLRRHLEDLDHEELRCLYLDASGRVIKNVLVSSGGVSHAVADLRLILAPAITLYASAIILAHNHPTGHLQPSAEDIDLTKRVKQVAAVCNIRLNDHLILGRYHASVTSDGERSHYLSFADNGLLATL; via the coding sequence ATGAAAGCAGATACTCCCCTTCAGCCAGCTAAGCCATTGTCCCAAAGCTCTACCAAAAACACCATCAAGCAGTGGAGCGAAGAGGATCGTCCTCGCGAGAAGCTCCTCAGACTTGGTGCTCGCAACCTCTCAGATGCTGAGTTGCTGGCTATCTTCATCAACTCTGGCACGGAGCAGGATACAGCTCTAGACCTAGCTAAGAAGCTCATGACTGGTCTAGATAACGATTTGGGGCGGCTCCTAGAGATAGACCATGCCTACCTCACTGGAAGCATACCGGGAGAAAAGAAGAAACGATTTGCCGGACTAGGCGATGCTCGCGCCTGCACCATACTGGCGGCCATCGAGCTGGGACGCAGACTACGAGACACACCACCGCCTCAGCGCACGCCGATCACATGTAGCCTAGACGCTTACCGCGTTTTACGACGCCATCTCGAGGACTTAGATCATGAGGAGCTAAGGTGTCTTTACCTAGATGCTTCGGGACGAGTCATCAAAAATGTCTTAGTTTCCTCAGGAGGCGTCAGCCACGCTGTAGCCGATCTGCGACTCATCTTGGCTCCCGCTATCACGCTCTACGCCTCGGCGATCATCCTTGCGCACAATCACCCCACGGGTCACCTACAGCCCAGTGCCGAGGACATAGATCTCACCAAGCGAGTCAAGCAGGTAGCCGCTGTCTGCAACATACGTCTCAACGACCACCTCATCCTCGGTCGCTATCACGCTTCAGTCACCTCCGACGGTGAGCGGTCGCACTATCTGAGCTTTGCGGACAATGGTCTGCTCGCAACGCTCTAA
- a CDS encoding RelA/SpoT family protein: protein MEDIYPVDYSNSTLSDEEMIQREYDALIYDYEHSNHRKKVEVIQRAFTFARMAHEGVRRKSGEPYIMHPLAVARIVCREIGLGSTSIVSTLLHDVIEDTEYTEEDIEQLFGPKVAQIVVGLTKISSEILTERNIESLQAENFRKLILTMNADIRVILIKIADRLHNMRTLSSMPEHKKLKITGETLYIYAPLAHRLGLFAIKTELEELVFKHEHPKAYEDICNQIIDTEQSRAELFEQFSTPVHPLLKARGLDYEMKTRVKSCYSIWKKMQKKQIPFQEIYDLYAVRIIFEETPGLNVKETCWGIYTDITSLYRVNNERTRDWVAQPKSNGYRALHFTVMGPTGKWIEVQVRSRKMDEIDERGLAAHWKYKSDGVEEDQEITKFLDQISELLENPDSSAMDFLDTIKLNLYGDDIMVFTPKGDPITLPHESTPLDFAYALHSTLGQTCIGAKVNHKLVPLSHTLQSGDQVEIISSNNQKPSALWLKYVKTAKAKSKINEFLRIERRKLISQGEESVIKYFEQHDLSVDAGHMDLVAALFGFHKREDLFYAVGSGTVNLVESLYKRIKSSKSNRFFKSVKEALIGKQDAMPKPTESISQISEIDYKKPYLLQSDAIKSNYVMADDCSPLPGDEVVAFVIDDQVVVHQRTCTEAMRLKSSTGNKLLSTIWGDQGDRLFTGSIMIEGIDSKGILNGIVQVITEDFLINIASVQLQTQDGIFGGKVGLEVHSAEQVEQLCAALKQAPGISNAYRIY from the coding sequence ATGGAAGACATTTACCCTGTAGATTATAGCAACTCGACACTCTCTGATGAGGAGATGATACAGCGTGAGTACGATGCGCTGATCTATGACTATGAGCACTCAAATCACCGCAAGAAGGTGGAGGTGATACAGCGCGCCTTTACCTTCGCACGGATGGCTCACGAGGGGGTCAGACGCAAGAGCGGAGAGCCTTACATCATGCACCCGCTCGCCGTAGCTCGTATCGTGTGCCGTGAGATAGGTCTGGGCTCTACATCCATCGTCTCTACCCTACTCCACGATGTGATCGAAGATACGGAGTACACAGAGGAAGATATAGAGCAGCTCTTCGGACCCAAGGTAGCACAGATCGTCGTCGGTCTGACCAAGATAAGTAGCGAAATACTGACTGAGCGAAACATTGAGAGCCTCCAGGCTGAGAACTTTCGCAAGCTGATCCTAACGATGAATGCGGACATTCGCGTGATCCTTATTAAGATTGCAGACCGTCTGCACAATATGCGTACGCTGAGCTCGATGCCTGAGCATAAGAAGCTCAAGATAACTGGCGAGACGCTCTACATCTATGCTCCGCTGGCTCACCGTCTAGGACTGTTTGCTATTAAGACGGAGCTCGAGGAGCTCGTCTTCAAGCATGAACACCCGAAGGCTTACGAGGATATCTGCAACCAGATTATCGATACGGAGCAGTCTCGCGCAGAGCTGTTTGAGCAGTTTAGCACGCCTGTTCACCCTCTACTCAAGGCTCGTGGACTAGACTATGAGATGAAGACGCGTGTCAAGTCTTGCTACTCGATCTGGAAGAAGATGCAGAAGAAGCAGATCCCCTTTCAGGAGATATACGACCTCTATGCGGTACGCATCATCTTTGAGGAGACGCCTGGACTCAATGTCAAGGAGACCTGCTGGGGCATCTACACCGACATCACGAGCCTCTACCGCGTCAACAATGAGCGGACTCGTGACTGGGTCGCACAGCCTAAGAGCAATGGTTACCGAGCACTACACTTTACAGTTATGGGCCCCACAGGTAAGTGGATCGAGGTGCAGGTGCGCAGCCGCAAGATGGACGAGATAGACGAGCGTGGACTAGCTGCTCACTGGAAGTACAAGTCGGACGGTGTGGAGGAGGATCAGGAAATTACCAAGTTCCTGGACCAAATCAGCGAGCTACTGGAGAACCCCGACTCGAGTGCCATGGACTTTCTCGATACGATCAAGCTCAACCTCTACGGAGATGATATCATGGTCTTTACGCCCAAGGGAGACCCGATCACGCTCCCTCACGAGAGTACGCCGCTGGACTTTGCCTATGCACTGCACTCGACACTCGGACAGACTTGTATCGGTGCCAAGGTCAATCATAAACTAGTGCCTCTCAGCCACACGCTACAGAGTGGAGATCAGGTGGAGATCATCTCTAGTAACAACCAAAAGCCCTCAGCTCTATGGCTCAAGTATGTCAAGACGGCCAAGGCCAAGAGCAAGATCAATGAGTTCCTCCGTATAGAGCGTCGCAAGCTCATCAGCCAAGGTGAGGAGAGTGTGATCAAATACTTCGAGCAGCACGATCTCTCTGTCGATGCGGGACACATGGATCTCGTGGCAGCGCTCTTTGGCTTTCACAAGCGTGAGGACCTTTTCTACGCTGTCGGCTCTGGCACGGTCAATCTAGTGGAGTCTCTCTACAAGCGTATCAAGTCGAGCAAGAGCAATCGCTTCTTCAAGTCGGTCAAGGAGGCTCTCATAGGCAAGCAAGACGCTATGCCCAAGCCTACAGAGTCTATCTCCCAGATCAGTGAGATAGACTACAAGAAGCCCTACCTCCTCCAGAGCGATGCGATCAAGAGCAACTACGTCATGGCTGACGACTGTAGTCCGTTACCAGGAGACGAGGTTGTTGCCTTCGTCATAGACGACCAAGTAGTGGTGCATCAGCGTACCTGCACCGAGGCTATGCGCCTCAAGAGTAGCACTGGCAATAAGCTCCTCTCGACCATCTGGGGTGATCAGGGGGATAGGCTCTTCACTGGCTCAATCATGATCGAGGGTATAGACTCTAAGGGGATCCTCAATGGGATCGTGCAGGTGATCACAGAAGACTTCCTGATCAACATCGCCTCCGTACAGCTCCAGACACAAGATGGCATCTTCGGAGGAAAGGTGGGACTAGAGGTGCACTCAGCTGAGCAGGTGGAGCAGCTCTGCGCAGCACTCAAGCAAGCGCCTGGCATTAGCAATGCTTACCGCATCTACTGA
- a CDS encoding GlsB/YeaQ/YmgE family stress response membrane protein → MGLLWSLLIGLAAGAIAGWIMRGQSLGFLWNIIIGMLGGVVGGWVYGFFGAEAGDSSWAQLVCAVVGACVILFVVGLFNKKKK, encoded by the coding sequence ATGGGACTACTTTGGAGTTTACTAATCGGTCTAGCTGCAGGAGCGATTGCAGGTTGGATCATGCGTGGACAGTCTCTCGGGTTCTTATGGAACATCATCATCGGTATGCTCGGTGGTGTCGTCGGAGGCTGGGTCTACGGCTTCTTCGGAGCTGAAGCAGGAGACTCATCATGGGCACAGCTAGTCTGTGCTGTCGTGGGAGCTTGTGTTATCCTATTTGTCGTAGGGCTATTCAATAAGAAGAAAAAGTAG
- the mutY gene encoding A/G-specific adenine glycosylase produces MSTLLNKLHSWYQENHRKLPWRDIDDPYRIWLSEVILQQTRIDQGTSYYLRFVDHYPTVSDLAAASLDEVLKLWEGLGYYSRARNLHRAAQIIVQELGGTFPTDYKSVRALPGIGDYTAGAVLSFAYDQPYPAVDGNVLRVLSRLYASEEPIDTTQGKKYYTALARQLVEKAPHPGLHNQAMIELGALICTPQLCDCSRCPVRSDCPSADSPERAGLPRKALKLSVQPRHLGYLFVLKGGLDHWQTILYQRSTGDIWAKLYQPTLLYDQPVAPQEELLLQPLPEPPAALAHCQLHPFGRYKHRLTHRQLYIDCYYTILPDGSTQPLPDGGVWVPLHDESEWLALPITLKKALQQLTSHIETAE; encoded by the coding sequence TTGAGTACACTACTCAACAAGCTACACAGCTGGTACCAAGAGAATCATCGTAAGCTACCCTGGCGAGACATAGACGACCCCTATCGTATATGGCTCAGTGAGGTGATCCTGCAGCAGACACGGATCGATCAGGGGACGAGCTACTACTTACGATTTGTCGACCACTACCCCACCGTCTCAGACCTCGCAGCAGCATCGCTTGACGAGGTGCTCAAGCTCTGGGAGGGGCTGGGCTACTACAGCCGTGCTCGCAACTTACATCGTGCAGCTCAGATCATCGTTCAGGAGCTAGGAGGCACCTTCCCGACAGACTATAAGTCAGTGCGCGCTCTCCCTGGCATTGGCGACTACACCGCTGGAGCCGTCCTCTCCTTTGCCTATGATCAACCATACCCCGCCGTCGATGGCAACGTACTACGTGTCCTGAGTAGGCTCTACGCCTCTGAGGAGCCAATAGACACTACTCAAGGGAAAAAGTACTACACCGCTCTAGCCAGACAATTGGTCGAGAAAGCTCCTCACCCAGGGCTACACAACCAAGCGATGATCGAGCTGGGCGCACTCATCTGCACTCCCCAGCTGTGCGACTGCAGTCGCTGTCCCGTCCGTAGCGACTGCCCCTCAGCAGATAGCCCCGAGCGAGCGGGCTTGCCACGCAAAGCACTCAAGCTCTCCGTCCAGCCCCGACACTTAGGCTACCTCTTTGTACTCAAAGGAGGCCTAGACCACTGGCAGACGATCCTCTACCAGCGCTCCACGGGCGATATATGGGCTAAGCTCTACCAACCCACACTACTATACGACCAGCCCGTAGCTCCGCAAGAGGAGCTACTCCTACAGCCTCTCCCTGAGCCACCTGCAGCACTAGCGCATTGCCAGCTGCACCCCTTCGGACGCTATAAGCATCGGCTCACGCACCGACAGCTATACATCGACTGCTACTACACCATACTCCCCGATGGTAGCACCCAACCGCTGCCCGATGGCGGTGTGTGGGTACCGCTACACGATGAGAGCGAGTGGCTGGCACTCCCCATCACGCTCAAGAAGGCACTCCAGCAGCTCACCTCCCATATCGAGACTGCTGAGTAG
- the folE gene encoding GTP cyclohydrolase I FolE, giving the protein MKEHVKALITELGEDPTREGLLKTPERVSKAFHFLTKGYQEDPLAILRAATFREDYQQMVIVRDIDFYSLCEHHMLPFFGKVHVGYIPNKYITGLSKIPRIVEVFARRLQVQERLTTQIKDCIQQALSPLGVIVVIEAQHMCMQMRGVQKQNSLTTTSDFTGAFKESKTREEFFNLVRRG; this is encoded by the coding sequence ATGAAAGAGCACGTCAAGGCACTCATCACAGAGCTAGGCGAAGACCCAACCCGTGAAGGACTACTCAAGACTCCCGAGCGAGTGTCGAAGGCCTTTCACTTCCTCACCAAGGGCTACCAGGAAGACCCCTTAGCGATCCTACGAGCTGCCACATTTAGAGAGGATTATCAGCAGATGGTCATCGTACGGGATATAGACTTTTACTCCCTCTGCGAGCATCACATGCTCCCCTTCTTTGGCAAGGTGCACGTAGGCTACATCCCCAACAAGTATATCACGGGACTCAGCAAGATACCGCGCATCGTCGAGGTCTTCGCCCGTCGCCTACAGGTACAGGAGCGACTGACCACACAGATCAAAGACTGCATCCAGCAGGCGCTCTCACCACTAGGCGTCATCGTTGTCATCGAGGCTCAGCACATGTGTATGCAGATGCGTGGTGTGCAGAAGCAAAACTCGCTCACCACGACGAGCGACTTCACGGGAGCCTTTAAAGAGTCGAAGACTCGCGAGGAGTTTTTCAACCTAGTACGTAGAGGTTAG
- the bioD gene encoding dethiobiotin synthase, translating into MKSNTRQLLSPPDRLYVCGIDTDIGKTYGTAFLIRTLREAGYTACTSMKLVQTGCHEISEDIETHRRLLGEPLSEWDRQGLTCPYLYSYPCSPHLAARMDGGEIDPKRLNEATRHLQELGAKPLLVECAGGLMVPLTEQLLTIDYIAQQEDPQVALVTNGKLGSINHTLLSIDACMHRDIEVRYLIYNVYPEQDATIEHETISYLQGWLEEHLPSCLFMKMPIVG; encoded by the coding sequence ATGAAGAGTAACACACGACAATTACTATCCCCGCCTGATAGGCTCTACGTATGTGGTATCGACACAGACATAGGCAAGACCTATGGCACAGCCTTCCTCATACGTACGCTCAGAGAGGCTGGTTATACAGCTTGCACCTCGATGAAGTTGGTCCAGACGGGATGCCACGAGATCAGTGAGGATATAGAGACCCACCGTCGTCTACTCGGAGAGCCACTCTCGGAGTGGGATCGCCAAGGGCTCACCTGCCCCTACCTCTACAGCTACCCCTGCTCACCACACCTTGCAGCGCGTATGGATGGTGGCGAGATCGATCCGAAGCGACTCAACGAGGCGACCCGCCATCTGCAAGAGCTGGGCGCTAAGCCACTACTCGTAGAGTGTGCTGGCGGACTGATGGTCCCCCTCACCGAGCAGCTCCTCACGATAGACTACATAGCGCAGCAAGAGGATCCACAGGTAGCACTCGTCACCAATGGCAAGCTGGGCAGCATCAACCACACACTACTCAGTATCGATGCTTGCATGCACCGAGACATTGAGGTGCGATACCTTATATATAATGTATACCCCGAGCAGGATGCCACGATAGAGCATGAGACCATCAGCTATCTCCAGGGATGGCTCGAGGAGCATCTACCCTCTTGTCTCTTTATGAAGATGCCCATAGTTGGCTAA
- a CDS encoding IS1096 element passenger TnpR family protein translates to MIHHYHVSSEAEETFSLDFEIQADATFAQLMDLLIDTLDFDPASIGMFYLCDDRWQNIGQVASSDFFDTDAGNQYDIDGSRLEDLLDETGARMRYLYDLFEDRYLRLQLVKIHSGSLSSPEIISLEGKKPRQTDPDEFVGGLGGDALSGDAPLGMMDEAFDEELFNADELSSDGFSIVDEE, encoded by the coding sequence ATGATACATCACTATCACGTAAGCTCCGAGGCTGAGGAGACCTTCTCTCTAGACTTTGAGATACAGGCTGATGCTACCTTTGCACAGCTTATGGATTTGCTGATCGATACGCTCGACTTCGATCCTGCATCGATTGGTATGTTTTACCTCTGCGATGATCGCTGGCAAAATATAGGACAAGTAGCCTCCAGCGACTTCTTTGATACCGATGCCGGCAATCAATATGATATCGACGGCTCTCGTCTAGAGGATCTACTGGACGAGACGGGAGCTCGGATGCGTTACCTCTATGATCTCTTTGAGGATCGTTATCTACGCCTTCAGCTGGTTAAGATACACAGTGGCTCGCTGTCCAGCCCTGAGATCATCTCTCTAGAGGGTAAGAAGCCTCGACAGACCGATCCCGATGAATTTGTCGGAGGTCTGGGCGGTGACGCGCTCTCGGGCGATGCTCCCTTAGGGATGATGGACGAAGCCTTCGACGAGGAGCTCTTTAACGCTGACGAACTCTCCAGCGACGGCTTTAGCATCGTAGATGAAGAGTAA
- the miaA gene encoding tRNA (adenosine(37)-N6)-dimethylallyltransferase MiaA, which translates to MSCYSSKLKEVFPTLIVLTGATGVGKTSFAIAVARHLGSPSQPLPILSADSRQIYRGMPIGTATPTEEEQRLAPHYFVATHEITESYSAGRYELEVMECLEQLFREQPVIILCGGSMLYIDAICSGIDDIPPVDLEVRAQLHERYQREGLAGILAELQLVDPLYYNKVDHCNHRRVMHALEVYLSSGAPLSSYHSGEDADRPFRLLTYALTRPREELYQRINQRVEMMIDEGLVEEAKALYPHRQLNALNTVGYKELFAHFDGQYDRTEAIRLIQRNSRHFARKQLTWQRRHPEFAPLDLSTPWEPLLERIQQDLLTPATDQ; encoded by the coding sequence ATGAGCTGCTACTCTAGCAAACTAAAGGAGGTCTTCCCTACACTGATCGTACTCACAGGAGCTACAGGTGTAGGGAAGACCTCCTTTGCTATAGCAGTGGCGCGTCATCTAGGCTCCCCCTCCCAGCCCCTACCTATCCTCTCGGCAGACTCTCGACAGATATATCGTGGCATGCCGATCGGCACCGCCACCCCAACGGAAGAGGAGCAACGACTAGCTCCTCATTACTTCGTAGCGACCCATGAGATCACCGAATCGTATAGCGCGGGACGCTATGAGCTGGAGGTGATGGAGTGCCTAGAGCAACTCTTTCGGGAGCAGCCCGTCATCATCCTTTGCGGTGGGTCTATGCTCTACATCGACGCCATCTGTAGTGGCATCGACGACATTCCCCCTGTTGATCTAGAGGTGCGAGCGCAGCTCCACGAGCGTTATCAGAGAGAAGGGCTAGCAGGCATCCTCGCTGAGTTACAGCTCGTCGACCCGCTTTACTATAATAAGGTAGACCACTGCAATCATCGTCGTGTGATGCATGCGCTAGAGGTGTATCTCAGCAGCGGGGCACCACTCTCCTCTTACCACTCGGGCGAAGATGCCGACCGCCCCTTCCGTCTGCTTACCTATGCCTTGACACGTCCCCGTGAGGAGCTCTACCAGCGGATCAACCAGCGCGTGGAGATGATGATCGATGAGGGCTTGGTCGAGGAGGCCAAGGCACTCTACCCTCACCGCCAACTCAATGCACTCAATACGGTAGGATACAAAGAGCTCTTTGCGCACTTCGATGGGCAGTACGATCGGACAGAGGCAATACGTCTCATACAGCGCAACAGTCGTCACTTCGCCCGCAAGCAGCTCACCTGGCAGCGACGCCATCCCGAGTTCGCTCCGCTCGACCTCTCCACACCTTGGGAGCCCCTCCTAGAGCGCATCCAGCAAGATTTACTCACCCCAGCCACAGACCAATAG
- a CDS encoding SPOR domain-containing protein: MTILSGSLVAQERTQGQDIFAQITAQTSGGQVTITQPNWLRALVGKTFHTSSSVITGYRIQVYTSNMRGAKQEAYRLASQLRGAAPELSSYVTYSAPFWRLSIGDYSSRQEAQQQLNALRASHPRLMREAYIVREKVRVR; this comes from the coding sequence GTGACCATACTTTCTGGCTCACTTGTGGCTCAGGAGCGCACTCAGGGGCAGGACATCTTTGCCCAGATAACGGCACAAACCAGTGGGGGGCAGGTGACTATCACTCAGCCCAACTGGTTGCGCGCTCTCGTAGGCAAAACCTTTCACACCTCTAGTAGTGTCATCACGGGGTATCGCATACAGGTCTATACGAGCAATATGCGCGGAGCTAAGCAGGAGGCCTACCGCTTAGCCAGCCAGCTAAGAGGAGCAGCTCCTGAGCTCTCTTCTTACGTCACTTATAGCGCACCCTTTTGGCGACTATCTATTGGCGATTACAGTTCGCGACAAGAAGCTCAGCAGCAGCTCAACGCCCTGCGCGCCTCCCACCCACGCTTAATGCGAGAAGCCTACATCGTGCGAGAGAAAGTTCGAGTGCGCTAA
- the pfkA gene encoding 6-phosphofructokinase, which translates to MNRIKRIGVLTSGGDAPGMNAAIRAVARASLYHGISVCGIIKGYTGLIENNVIELTVENVSNIIQRGGTILKTARSHEFETPEGRARAYQVIQENEIDGLVVIGGDGSLTGARLLANEHNLPIVGIPATIDNDLAGTDLTIGYTTALNTIMDAVDKLRDTASSHERIFFVEVMGRESGFLALNGAIATGSEGALIPEDPTSTEALKKMIESGFRKTKSSSIILVTESGEREGQTLFIADDFKRRYPKFDIRVTILGHLQRGGIPCATDRIMGSRMGAAAVQALLDEQRNVMIGYDNDEIVYVPFVKATKKQKRIDPELIELLHMLSI; encoded by the coding sequence ATGAATCGCATCAAACGCATTGGCGTACTCACATCGGGCGGTGATGCCCCTGGCATGAACGCAGCTATACGGGCCGTCGCTAGAGCCTCACTATACCACGGCATATCCGTATGTGGCATCATAAAGGGCTACACAGGACTTATCGAAAACAATGTCATCGAGCTTACTGTCGAGAATGTAAGCAATATCATACAGCGTGGAGGCACTATCCTCAAGACAGCGCGAAGCCATGAGTTCGAGACTCCCGAAGGTCGTGCTCGTGCTTACCAAGTTATCCAGGAGAATGAGATAGATGGTCTCGTCGTCATCGGTGGCGACGGCTCTCTCACGGGTGCACGACTCCTTGCCAATGAACATAACCTGCCCATCGTAGGCATCCCCGCCACCATCGACAACGACCTCGCTGGCACTGACCTTACGATAGGTTATACGACAGCGCTCAATACCATTATGGATGCTGTCGACAAACTAAGAGACACCGCTTCAAGCCATGAGCGCATCTTCTTCGTCGAGGTCATGGGACGTGAGTCTGGCTTCCTAGCACTCAATGGAGCTATCGCTACGGGGTCAGAAGGAGCTCTCATCCCCGAAGACCCAACCAGTACCGAGGCACTCAAGAAGATGATCGAGAGTGGATTCCGCAAGACCAAGAGCAGCAGCATCATCCTCGTCACTGAGAGCGGTGAGCGCGAGGGGCAGACACTCTTCATCGCAGATGACTTCAAGCGTCGCTACCCCAAGTTTGACATCCGTGTCACCATCTTAGGGCACCTACAGAGAGGCGGTATACCGTGCGCTACCGACCGCATCATGGGTAGTCGTATGGGAGCAGCAGCCGTGCAGGCACTCCTCGATGAGCAGCGCAATGTGATGATCGGCTATGACAACGATGAGATCGTCTACGTTCCATTTGTCAAGGCGACCAAAAAGCAAAAGCGTATCGACCCCGAACTCATCGAGCTGCTACACATGCTCTCTATCTAA
- the rd gene encoding rubredoxin, whose product MKKYVCDVCGHVYDPAEGDPDSGIAPGTPFEDLPDDWECPLCGVSKDQFSPMED is encoded by the coding sequence ATGAAGAAGTACGTTTGCGATGTATGTGGCCATGTATATGACCCTGCAGAGGGCGATCCCGATAGCGGTATAGCTCCAGGCACACCTTTTGAGGATCTGCCTGATGACTGGGAGTGCCCACTGTGTGGCGTATCTAAGGATCAGTTCTCTCCAATGGAGGATTAA